The Paenibacillus sp. FSL R7-0345 DNA segment CTGCGGCGTTCCACTACCTTGCCTTCATTGCATTTAGGACAGGTAACCCCGATATCCTTCACAATCGGCTTCGTATTGCGGCAGTCAGGGAACCCGGAGCAAGCCAGGAACTTACCGAACCGGCCGAGCTTATAGACCATCGGCTTGCCGCATTTCTCGCAGAGTTCATCTGAAACCTCGTCTTCAATCTCGATTTCTTTCATTTCCTCTTCGGCGAATTCCAGCCGTTTCTCAAAGGATTCGTAAAAGCCGGCCAGGACTTTGACCCAATCCTCTGCCCCTTCCTCCACATGGTCAAGATCACCTTCCATGTGGGCTGTAAATTCCACATCAAGAATTTCCGGGAAGAACTGTTCCATCTGCTCTATGATCAGCTCACCAAGCTCAGTCGGCATGAACTTTTTCTCTTCAATTGCCACATAGCCGCGCTTCTGAATGGTTTCCAGCGTAGGGGCATACGTACTCGGACGGCCTATCCCCAGCTCTTCCATTGTTTTGACCAGGCGTGCTTCCGTATAACGCGGGGGCGGCTGGGTAAAGTGCTGTTTAGGCTCAATCCCCTGCTTGTCAAGCTCGTCGCCCGACTTCATCGGCGGCAGGAATTTCTCTTCATCCGTTGTTCCGTCATCATTACCTTCCACATAGACCTTCATAAATCCGGGGAAGGATACTTTGGAGCCCACCGCCCGGAAAACCGCTGTTCCTGCAGAAATATCCACCGAAAGGGTATCCAGAAGAGCCGAGGACATCTGGCTGGATACGAACCGTTCCCAGACCAGCTTATACAGGCGAAATTGATCGCGGCTCATGAATTCCTTAACGAGTTCAGGCTCGCGCAGTGCCGAGGTCGGACGGATCGCTTCATGCGCATCCTGGGCTCCTGCCGCTTTTTTGGAATACTGGCGCGGGGTCTCAGGAATAAATTTTTCACCATATTTGGCCAGAATCAGTTCCTTAGCCTCATCCTGGGCCGTAGTGGAGATCCGCGTGGAGTCGGTACGCATATACGTAATCAGACCGACCGTACCCTCTTTGCCGAGTTCTACACCTTCGTACAGCTGCTGTGCCACGGACATCGTCTTGGCTGCACGGAAGCCAAGCTTACGGGCAGCTTCCTGCTGCAGTGAGCTTGTAGTAAACGGTGCGGACGGATGACGCTGTCTTTCTTTTTCCTTTACTTCAGCTACTCTGAAGTCAGCGTTCTTAATAACTTCCAGAACTTCCTGAACGTCGCTTTCCTTGCCCAGCTCTTTCTTCACGCCGTTCAGCTTATGAAACTTCGCTTCAAAGTCAGTGCCCTTAATGCCCAGCTTCGCAGTGATACTCCAGTATTCAGTCGGGACAAATGCCGAAATCTCATTTTCCCGGTCCATAATAATCTTTACTGCTACTGATTGTACCCGGCCAGCTGACAGGCCTTTTTTGACTTTCTTCCATAACAACGGGCTGATCTTGTAGCCTACAAGCCGGTCCAATATACGCCGGGCCTGCTGGGCATTTACCAGGTCCATATTGATTTTGCGCGGAGTCTTGAAGGCATCCTTGACCGCCTGCTTCGTAATTTCGTTAAAAACAACCCGGCATTCCTCGGTATTATCCAGATCCAGCGCATGCGCCAGATGCCAGGCAATCGCTTCCCCTTCGCGGTCCGGGTCAGCCGCCAGATAAACTTTTTTCACTTTTTTTCTGGCGTCTTTAAGTTCCTTCAGAATGGAACCCTTACCGCGGATCGTGATGTACTTGGGACTGAAGTCATTCTCCACTTCGACGCCAATCTGGCTCTTCGGCAAATCTCTGATATGTCCCATAGATGCCTTTACTATATATTTACTGCCTAAATATTTGCCGATTGTCTTCGCCTTGGCCGGCGATTCGACAATGACCAGTGTATCTGCCATAGGTTAATCCTCCTAAAATGATGTGAGCCAGGCCTTCATCCCGGCAAAAGAGATGGAAGGAACACGCTCAACTCTTTTCCTTCTATATTAAATGACCTTATAAATTGCACCCGGCAATTGTGTTACCGCTTTTTTTATGATTAAAGATAACAGAACTGAATGCAAATGTCCAAAATCCCAGTTTGTTCTGGATAGCAGCTCATCCAGTGAAAAAGGGCCTTGATGCAGTATATGGTATAGGTGAGACTCCTCACTTGTCAATTTCTTTTCAGTGAGCCCGTCACCGTACTGAGGATCTAAAAGGAGATTTCCGCCTTTTTTTACATCCTTTACAGGCAGTATTGCTATGTATTCTTCCACTATATCTTCGGCGCCGGTTACGAGTTTCGCCCCCTGTTTGATCAGGTCAAGCGCTCCCCGGCTTTTGGGCGAGGTTACCGGACCGGGAACGGCAAACACATCTCTTCCGGCCTCCAGGGCGGCATCGGCAGTAATGAGTGATCCGCTGCGGCTGTCCGCTTCAACAACTACCGTCCCAAGCGTAAGTCCGGCGATTATCCGGTTACGCTGCGGAAATAGTCCGGGATGGCTTTTGGTACCCAGCGGGTATTCACTGAGTACAAGGCCTTTACGCGATATTTCCCGTTCCAGCTCCCGGTTCTCGGGCGGATAGACAGTGTCGAGTCCTGTAGCGACTACAGCGATTGTACTCCCGCCGCAGGATAGTGCCGCTTCATGACAGACGCTGTCGATTCCCCGGGCCAGACCGCTTACTACGATAAGACCGGCCCGGCTGAGCTGCTCTGCCAGTATCTCTCCGATCTTCCGGCCATAAGCAGTTGGCACACGCGTACCCACCATGGCGATTCCAGGCTGCGATGCAAGCTTCAGAGACCCGCGGTAGTAAAGCACCCAGGGCGGTTCGGCTGTCTCTTTCAGCATGGGAGGATATTCTTCATCCCAAACAGTAATCATGGCTGCACCGCTTTCTTCCATTAAAAGACGGCGCCTTTCGACCCATCCGGCATGAAACTCTTCAGCCAGCCGCTGTGACATTTTTGCGGATAATCCGACCTGCTGCCACTCTTCGGCCCGGCAATTAAAGGCCTGATCCGACAAAAGTCCCGCCTTGCGGATTTTGTCGATGCTTTTCCAGCCAATCCCCTCCACTTCATTCAGCCCGAATAACAAATCACGCATGTCCATATGAACGCTCCCTTTGAATGGAAGGGTCAACCTTCCCTATTTTGTGATAATGCTGTAAAAAAAGCAAGCTGGCGCTGCAAAGAGCTGAAATCCCGGAATATAAACGCAAAAAAGCAACCTTTTACCCTGCGCACAGGAATAAAAGGTTGCTTACCTTTAATAAATCATACTACTTGACGAATGGCAGCACAATGTTTTTTTGGCTAAAGCCAAGCTGTCTCAGGATTAATGGGTGGTAAAAGCATTCAGAATGCCGCGCTCCTCCAGCACACTAACCAGGGTCGAGCCCATTTCAGCCGGTGTCGGGGCGACTTTAATTCCACAGGACTCCAGCACGGCGATTTTTTCGCTGGCAGTGCCTTTACCTCCGGAAATAATCGCACCGGCATGGCCCATCCGTTTGCCCGGAGGTGCCGTAACGCCGCCGATAAAGCCGACTACAGGCTTGGTCATGTTCTCTTTGATCCACAGCGCAGCCTCTTCCTCCGCCGTTCCGCCGATCTCACCGATCATAATAACCGCCTTCGTGCCGGGATCTTCATTAAACAGCTTAAGGATATCAATAAATTCCGAGCCCTTGACCGGGTCTCCGCCGATTCCGACAGCAGATGACTGTCCGATTCCGCGTTCTGTCAGCTGATGCACCGCTTCATAGGTCAGGGTTCCGCTGCGGGAGACTACGCCTACATACCCGGGAGTATGAATGTAGCCCGGCATGATGCCGATCTTACATTCTCCCGGTGTAATGACACCCGGACAGTTAGGTCCGATAAGTACGGTAGACTTCCCTTCCATATAACGCGATACCTTGACCATATCCAGCACGGGAATACCTTCTGTAATACAGATAACGAGCTCCAGCCCGGCATCCACTGCCTCCATGATGGAGTCCGCAGCAAACGCCGGCGGCACATAAATAACACTGGCCGTAGCACCGGTAGCTGCTTTAGCCTGAACAACCGTATCATATACCGGCAGGCTGACCTCGCTTCCATTTTCGAGTGTAATGTTGACAGAGGTCCCCCCTTTGCCCGGCGTTACGCCGCCCACCATCCGGGTCCCGTAATCCAGTGCGCCTTTGGTATGGAACAAGCCCGTCGAGCCCGTAATTCCCTGTGTGATGACTTTCGTATTTTTATCTACAAGAATGCTCATCGTTTGGTCACATCCCTACTTAGTTTGTCGAATACGAGACTTGGGTTACACAAGAGAAACAATTTTACGGGCACCGTCCGCCATGGAATCTGCTGCCACGATATTCAGGCCGGAACCGGCGAGAATCTGCTTGCCGAGCGCCACATTGGTCCCCTCAAGCCGTACAACGAGCGGTTTGGTCAGCCCAAGCTGCCGGGCAGCTTCCACTACACCTTCAGCAATAACGTCACAGCGCATAATACCGCCGAAAATATTGACAAAGATGCCGTTCACCTTGTCGTCAGACAAAATGATTTTGAACGCTTCAGTAACCTTCTCGGTCGTCGCACCGCCCCCTACATCCAGGAAGTTGGCCGGCTCGCCGCCGTAATATTTAATAATGTCCATCGTCGCCATTGCCAGTCCCGCACCATTAACCATACAGCCGATATTGCCATCCAGGGCAATGTAGCTCAGATCAAATTTGGAAGCTTCAATCTCCTTCTCGTCCTCTTCATCTAGGTCGCGGAGCTCTTGGATATCCTTGTGGCGGAACAAAGCGTTGGAATCAAAATTCAGCTTGGCATCAAGCGCCATCACATTTCCGTCAGCGGTAACAACCAGCGGGTTAATCTCCGCAATCGAGCAATCTTTATCCACAAAAGCCAAATAGAGCGCTTGCATGAACTTGACCGCTTTATTAACCAGTTCATTAGGAATAGCGATGCTGTACGCCAGCTTGCGTGCCTGGAAGGTCTGCAGTCCTACTGCCGGATCAATAATTTCCTTGAAAATCTTCTCCGGATGAGTAGCCGCTACCTCTTCAATTTCAGTTCCGCCTTCTTCGGAGGCCATCATGACCACCCGGCCGGAACTCCGGTCTACTACAATTCCAATATAATATTCTTTGGCAATCTGGCAGCCCTCTTCGATGAGCAGCCGTTTTACTTCCTTGCCCTCCGGTCCGGTCTGATGGGTAACCAGCGTCTTTCCAAGGATTTCTCCCGCATAGGTGCGGACCTCATCCAGCGACTTGGCAACCTTGACCCCTCCGGCTTTCCCTCTTCCGCCTGCATGAATCTGAGCCTTCACTACCACCACCGGTGTACCGAGTGATGCTGCAGCTTCTACTGCTTCCTCCACTGTATAAGCTACTTTTCCGTTCGGTACGGCTACGCCGTACTTCTTAAGTACTTCTTTTCCCTGATACTCGTGGATATTCATACCGGAAGCCTCCTAAAGTGTTGCGGCGGCTTGTGCAGGCAGCCTGCAGCCATACCGCATTCCGTTTTGATCAGCGGGGTACAGATTCGCACCTACTTATATTATATAAAGTGAAACCCAGATTATTGTAACATGATTCATTCATGCTTTCCTCAAAAACTTTCACTATTTATACATATATTTTCGCTTGATTTCATGCCGGAATGCGAACGGTTGCATTGACACAGGCTTGTACTACTATTTAGATGCATTGTTATTTGCTTCATGAATCCGGCCAAGCAGATCCTTGAACTGGCCCAGCAGATGGACAAATTCCTCTGCCGAGAGCATCGCACCTTCCGCCATCTTCGCCGGAATACAGACAGCTTCGCCTTTCAGCTCCCAGCCTTTTTCAGTCAGCGAGATAAGTACCTTCCGTTCATCCTGCAGGGAGCGTTCACGGAGAATAAGTCCCGCGGCCTGCAGCCGCTTCAGCAGCGGAGTCAGCGTTCCTGAATCCAGAAACAGGGCTTCGCCCAGCTCCTTGACGGTACATTGCTGCTTCTCCCACAGCACAATCATGACCAGGTACTGCGAATATGTTAGTCCGATTTTGTCCAGATGAGGCTGGTACAGCTTCGTAAATTCACGCGAGCATGCGTAGATCGTAAAGCACAGCTGATTATCAAGCATCAGCTCAGGGGTAGTTGTGGGTTCTTGCATTTTTTCTTCACCTGCCTTTATGACGTTATTTTAACACAATTCATCTGCAATATCATGTTAATAGCAAAAAATATATTGACTATTATTTTTATTGTGTTAAATTAAATTGTGTACAATACATTTATGAACACGAACGGGAGCGATTTATAATGATGACTATCCAGCAAAAAATGTATGAAACTACTGTAAAAGCAGTCGGCGGAAGAAACGGATATATTGAGTCCGAAAGCCCTAAGCTGAACCTGACCATCAGCACTCCACGCGAAATGGGCGGAGCCGGCGGTGAGGGTACTAATCCGGAGCAGCTGTTTGCAGCCGGATATTCCGCCTGCTTTGACAGTGCACTAAACATGGTGGCCCGGCTTGGTAAAGTGAAAATTGAAGGCAGCGAAGTCACTGCTACCGTAAGCTTCGGTAAAGTGGAAGACGGCGGCTTCGGAATTGCTGTTAAGCTGGATGTACTGGTGAAGGGTGTCGACCGTGAAACAGCGGAGAAGCTGGTAGAAGCTGCACATGGCGCATGCCCTTATTCCCGCGCTACCCGCGGCAACATTGCAGTTGAGATCAATGTGCTTTAATCCTCTCCCTTGCCGGTGAACCTCCCGCAGAAAGCAAGCCGTCCGGATCATATCCGGGCGGCTTGTTTGTATGTGCATATTCGTTATTCATAGCTGCAAGCAGGGATATATATAATGAAGGAAAAGATTCAAAATGGCCCGCGTCTTACTCCTCAGTCACGATCTGCCGGTCCAGGTTCCGGTACTGCACCGCTTCTGCCAGATGGGCAGAGCTGATCGCAGCCGTTCCTTCCAGATCAGCAATAGTCCTGGCAAGCTTAATAATCCGGTCATGGGCCCGCATGCTCAAACCCAGACTCTCCAGTATCCCATTAAGCAGCAGGCTGCTCTCTTTATTCAATTCCGCATAGCGGCGGAGCGCAGCTCCGGACAGCTCGCTGTTCCAGGAAATCGGCAGCTTGCTGTAACGCTCCGCCTGGATCTGCTGCGCTCCTAACACTGTCTTACGCATCTCGGCTGACGATAAAGCCGGGCTTTGCCCGTTCCAGTCAGCCGGACGTGGAACATCTACCTGCATATCAATCCGGTCCAGCAGCGGACCGGAGATCCGGGACCGGTACTGGGCAATCTTTGCCGGGCTGCAGGTACACCGCTGCTGGGTCCCGGTATTACCCAGATACCCGCAGCTGCACGGATTCATGGAGCAGGCAAGCAAAAAACGGGCCGGAAAGGTGAACGCAGCCCGGGCGCGGCTTATCGTGACCTCGCTATCCTCCAGCGGCTGCCGCAGCACCTCAAGCACATTACGCGAGAACTCAGGCAGCTCATCCAGAAAAAGAACTCCCCGGTGAGCCAGACTGACCTCACCGGGCTTCGGTATGCTTCCCCCGCCAATCAGCCCGGCCGCAGAAATGGTATGATGCGGTGCCCGGAAAGGTCTGCTCCGCAAAAGCCCGCTGCGGGTATCCGTCAGCTTGCCGGCCGCACTGAATATTTTGGTGACCTCCAGCGACTCGCTGTCATTCAGATCCGGCAGGATGCCCGGCAGCCGCTTGATCATCATGGTTTTTCCTGTCCCGGGCGGGCCTACCAGGATTATATTGTGCATACCGGCAGCCGCTATCGTCAATGCCCGCTTTACATGACTCTGACCGAGCACATCACCATAGTCCTCCTTCATTAATCCATCTGTCTGGATAGAGACCCTGCGGACATTATATTCCGCGATATACCGCAAATGCTCAAGATCAAGCGCCTTGATTGGCTGGCGGCTATGGCCGGAATCAGCCTGACTCTCCATTACGGTTACCGGAAACGGGAGCGGCGGCTCAGTGGCCGGATGTTCTCCATTAGCTGCAGCAACTTCCGGATTATGCTGCTGCGCTTCACACTGTTCAGCCGGGCCGGTAGCCAATACCTTCACCCTGTCCGCAGGCTGCGGAAGCTCCCGCAGATGGTCGGCTGCGTAGACAGCCATGCCGCTGATCAGCGCAGCTTCAGCCGCATTACCGCGAGGTACCAGCACTCCGCGGAAGCCAGACCGTCTGGCAGCTTCAACCATCGGCAGCACACCGGTCACCGGCCTGAGACTCCCGTCCAGGGCGAGCTCACCGATCAGCAGCAGCTCTTCAGCCGCCGGCATGATCAGCTGGCCGCTGGTCGTCAGAATGCCCAGCGCAATGGCCAGATCAAATGCCGAACCCTCCTTACGCAGATCGGCCGGAGCCAGATTAACTGTAACCCGCTGCTGGGGATAACGGTAACCGCAGTTTTTGACAGCTGCGCGCACCCGTTCCACCGCTTCACGGATGGCCGAGTCAGGCAAACCGATGATGCTGGTTTGAGGCAAACCGTTGGATAGATCAACCTCAACTCCGATAATCACACCTTCAATGCCGTACAGACAGGCACTATGCATTTTTCCGTACATGACAAAAAACACCTCTTCCCCTGAAATACGCCCGCGTGGAGCGTCATCACTTCAAGAAAAAAGGTGCTTCCTCATTTTCCGCAGTATCGCTATTCATAGTATACAAAGACATTGGCGCTTTTATCAAGCCCTGCGCAAGCGTGAACTATCTGCCCAGATCATTAAAGCTTTCTAATGAGTAGATTTTGCTCAAGGCTTCCATTTCTGTGCTTGTCAGCTGCTCACCATTTTCAATTTTACCTTTAACTGCAGACAGATCTATAATAACCGGATAAAGCTTATTGTTTTGAGGGATTCTGTTCTTTCTTACTTCACCTGATTCATTAAAGAAATAATCCATATCAAGTAATATAAGCTCTTGCTGCGTAGCTGTAAGCATATCATTCTCAATCGGGAATTTTGTCTGAATGGCTATTTTTCTGCTTGAGTCGGCCAAACTTCTGAATACAATTTTTAGACCCAGGTATCCTGCAGCACAAACGATAACCGCTGATATTGAAATGATTGCTGTTTTGGCAGTCAAGCCATTTAAGATAACACTGGCAATGATCGTTATGGCACATAAAAAAATAGTCTGAATCCTCAATTTAAGGCTTAAATCGCGGCGTTTATTAAAGATATAATGAAGTGAAGCTTCTTTCAACTTACATTCTCCTTTACCTGATATTTCAGTAACAAGCTAATTTTATTACATAATTTATTTCTGTCAATTTAAAAGTTCAGTATGCATTTTCCGTACATCACAAAAAACACCTCTTTCCTTGAAATACGTCCGCGCAAAGCGTCATTCATTCAAGAAAAAAGGTGCTTCCTCAATAGCCGCAGTTAACGATCTCCCTGATCAAGTGCATTACCCTTCCTCACTGACCGTAACGACATCCCTGATTGCTGCAAAAGACAGCGGCTTATAGCCGGTATGCTCTACACAAATATTGAAGTGATTGTTTCCTTCATATTTCTGGCCGTGAATATGACCGTGCACATTTACGTAAGGCATATGTCTATTCATATACATGGGCTCATGGGACAGAAAGAAGAAGTCTTTATACACCAGCGGGTATTCGCTAACCTCGTCAAAACCTGCCTCAAGCCACCAGTGCCGCCCGCGCCCGCGG contains these protein-coding regions:
- the topA gene encoding type I DNA topoisomerase → MADTLVIVESPAKAKTIGKYLGSKYIVKASMGHIRDLPKSQIGVEVENDFSPKYITIRGKGSILKELKDARKKVKKVYLAADPDREGEAIAWHLAHALDLDNTEECRVVFNEITKQAVKDAFKTPRKINMDLVNAQQARRILDRLVGYKISPLLWKKVKKGLSAGRVQSVAVKIIMDRENEISAFVPTEYWSITAKLGIKGTDFEAKFHKLNGVKKELGKESDVQEVLEVIKNADFRVAEVKEKERQRHPSAPFTTSSLQQEAARKLGFRAAKTMSVAQQLYEGVELGKEGTVGLITYMRTDSTRISTTAQDEAKELILAKYGEKFIPETPRQYSKKAAGAQDAHEAIRPTSALREPELVKEFMSRDQFRLYKLVWERFVSSQMSSALLDTLSVDISAGTAVFRAVGSKVSFPGFMKVYVEGNDDGTTDEEKFLPPMKSGDELDKQGIEPKQHFTQPPPRYTEARLVKTMEELGIGRPSTYAPTLETIQKRGYVAIEEKKFMPTELGELIIEQMEQFFPEILDVEFTAHMEGDLDHVEEGAEDWVKVLAGFYESFEKRLEFAEEEMKEIEIEDEVSDELCEKCGKPMVYKLGRFGKFLACSGFPDCRNTKPIVKDIGVTCPKCNEGKVVERRSKKGRVFYGCDQYPGCDFVSWDRPSLKPCPACGSWMVEKRNKQGTKLQCTSCDHTEAVLDSEDLSE
- the dprA gene encoding DNA-processing protein DprA yields the protein MDMRDLLFGLNEVEGIGWKSIDKIRKAGLLSDQAFNCRAEEWQQVGLSAKMSQRLAEEFHAGWVERRRLLMEESGAAMITVWDEEYPPMLKETAEPPWVLYYRGSLKLASQPGIAMVGTRVPTAYGRKIGEILAEQLSRAGLIVVSGLARGIDSVCHEAALSCGGSTIAVVATGLDTVYPPENRELEREISRKGLVLSEYPLGTKSHPGLFPQRNRIIAGLTLGTVVVEADSRSGSLITADAALEAGRDVFAVPGPVTSPKSRGALDLIKQGAKLVTGAEDIVEEYIAILPVKDVKKGGNLLLDPQYGDGLTEKKLTSEESHLYHILHQGPFSLDELLSRTNWDFGHLHSVLLSLIIKKAVTQLPGAIYKVI
- the sucD gene encoding succinate--CoA ligase subunit alpha — protein: MSILVDKNTKVITQGITGSTGLFHTKGALDYGTRMVGGVTPGKGGTSVNITLENGSEVSLPVYDTVVQAKAATGATASVIYVPPAFAADSIMEAVDAGLELVICITEGIPVLDMVKVSRYMEGKSTVLIGPNCPGVITPGECKIGIMPGYIHTPGYVGVVSRSGTLTYEAVHQLTERGIGQSSAVGIGGDPVKGSEFIDILKLFNEDPGTKAVIMIGEIGGTAEEEAALWIKENMTKPVVGFIGGVTAPPGKRMGHAGAIISGGKGTASEKIAVLESCGIKVAPTPAEMGSTLVSVLEERGILNAFTTH
- the sucC gene encoding ADP-forming succinate--CoA ligase subunit beta, translating into MNIHEYQGKEVLKKYGVAVPNGKVAYTVEEAVEAAASLGTPVVVVKAQIHAGGRGKAGGVKVAKSLDEVRTYAGEILGKTLVTHQTGPEGKEVKRLLIEEGCQIAKEYYIGIVVDRSSGRVVMMASEEGGTEIEEVAATHPEKIFKEIIDPAVGLQTFQARKLAYSIAIPNELVNKAVKFMQALYLAFVDKDCSIAEINPLVVTADGNVMALDAKLNFDSNALFRHKDIQELRDLDEEDEKEIEASKFDLSYIALDGNIGCMVNGAGLAMATMDIIKYYGGEPANFLDVGGGATTEKVTEAFKIILSDDKVNGIFVNIFGGIMRCDVIAEGVVEAARQLGLTKPLVVRLEGTNVALGKQILAGSGLNIVAADSMADGARKIVSLV
- a CDS encoding MarR family transcriptional regulator; this translates as MQEPTTTPELMLDNQLCFTIYACSREFTKLYQPHLDKIGLTYSQYLVMIVLWEKQQCTVKELGEALFLDSGTLTPLLKRLQAAGLILRERSLQDERKVLISLTEKGWELKGEAVCIPAKMAEGAMLSAEEFVHLLGQFKDLLGRIHEANNNASK
- a CDS encoding organic hydroperoxide resistance protein, which codes for MMTIQQKMYETTVKAVGGRNGYIESESPKLNLTISTPREMGGAGGEGTNPEQLFAAGYSACFDSALNMVARLGKVKIEGSEVTATVSFGKVEDGGFGIAVKLDVLVKGVDRETAEKLVEAAHGACPYSRATRGNIAVEINVL
- a CDS encoding YifB family Mg chelatase-like AAA ATPase, whose product is MYGKMHSACLYGIEGVIIGVEVDLSNGLPQTSIIGLPDSAIREAVERVRAAVKNCGYRYPQQRVTVNLAPADLRKEGSAFDLAIALGILTTSGQLIMPAAEELLLIGELALDGSLRPVTGVLPMVEAARRSGFRGVLVPRGNAAEAALISGMAVYAADHLRELPQPADRVKVLATGPAEQCEAQQHNPEVAAANGEHPATEPPLPFPVTVMESQADSGHSRQPIKALDLEHLRYIAEYNVRRVSIQTDGLMKEDYGDVLGQSHVKRALTIAAAGMHNIILVGPPGTGKTMMIKRLPGILPDLNDSESLEVTKIFSAAGKLTDTRSGLLRSRPFRAPHHTISAAGLIGGGSIPKPGEVSLAHRGVLFLDELPEFSRNVLEVLRQPLEDSEVTISRARAAFTFPARFLLACSMNPCSCGYLGNTGTQQRCTCSPAKIAQYRSRISGPLLDRIDMQVDVPRPADWNGQSPALSSAEMRKTVLGAQQIQAERYSKLPISWNSELSGAALRRYAELNKESSLLLNGILESLGLSMRAHDRIIKLARTIADLEGTAAISSAHLAEAVQYRNLDRQIVTEE
- a CDS encoding phosphoesterase: MPDVFFTSDHHFGHKLIIDFESRPFANVQEMDEGMIENWNSVVSAGDTIFHLGDFSFLSLEATREIISRLNGYKILILGNHDRGRGRHWWLEAGFDEVSEYPLVYKDFFFLSHEPMYMNRHMPYVNVHGHIHGQKYEGNNHFNICVEHTGYKPLSFAAIRDVVTVSEEG